A region from the Rufibacter sp. DG15C genome encodes:
- a CDS encoding porin yields the protein MFSPITKFQSKKRAVVYLCAGFLMMFTRQEVVAQTTSADSAKLITTDQTAKPAEKESHWYDKISLRGYVQIRYNRLLETNDKLKSDYDKSMGDNGGFLIRRARLVFSGNLTDRVFIYIQPDFATTPSGSSSLHFGQLRDAYVDLALDDQKEYRFRIGQSKIPYGFENMQSSQNRPTLDRADALNTGIPNERDLGAFFYWAPAHIRDRFKELGNSKLKGSGDYGVFALGVFNGQTVNRAEANDNLHVVTRLSYPLALPNGQIIEPGIQAYTGLYNVTEEQLSDPSIITGGNFRDQRAAASLVLYPKPFGLQVEYNVGEGPEFDPETNSIQVKSLHGGYAQATYLLQVGKQTIIPFAKAQYYDGGRKTELDARASKVYETEIGVEWQPLPQFELVTQYTISDRTTKDGAKLNNRQHGNLLRLQAQFNF from the coding sequence ATGTTCTCACCCATAACTAAGTTCCAGAGTAAAAAGCGCGCTGTTGTGTATTTGTGTGCTGGTTTTCTAATGATGTTCACGCGCCAGGAGGTGGTGGCTCAAACCACATCAGCAGATTCTGCCAAACTCATCACCACAGACCAGACAGCTAAACCAGCAGAAAAGGAAAGCCACTGGTATGATAAAATCTCATTGAGAGGCTACGTGCAGATACGCTATAACCGTCTCCTGGAGACCAATGACAAGCTCAAAAGCGACTATGACAAGTCCATGGGAGACAACGGTGGCTTTTTGATTAGGCGCGCACGCCTGGTATTCTCAGGCAACCTCACGGACAGGGTCTTTATTTACATTCAACCTGACTTCGCCACCACCCCTTCTGGGAGCAGTTCCTTGCATTTCGGGCAATTGAGAGACGCCTATGTAGACTTGGCCCTGGACGACCAGAAAGAATATAGGTTCAGGATTGGGCAGAGCAAGATTCCTTATGGCTTTGAGAACATGCAATCCAGCCAGAACCGCCCAACCTTGGACCGCGCCGATGCCTTGAACACGGGCATACCCAATGAGCGCGATTTGGGTGCCTTCTTCTACTGGGCGCCAGCCCACATCCGGGACAGATTCAAAGAACTAGGAAACAGCAAATTGAAAGGCTCTGGAGACTATGGCGTGTTTGCGTTAGGTGTTTTTAACGGGCAAACGGTGAACAGGGCAGAGGCCAACGACAACCTACATGTGGTAACCCGCCTGTCTTATCCACTGGCCTTGCCTAACGGTCAAATCATAGAGCCCGGGATTCAGGCCTATACCGGTTTGTACAACGTCACGGAAGAACAGTTAAGCGACCCATCTATTATTACAGGCGGAAATTTCAGAGACCAGCGCGCAGCCGCCAGTTTGGTGCTGTATCCTAAACCATTCGGCCTGCAGGTGGAATACAACGTTGGCGAAGGCCCGGAATTCGACCCAGAAACCAATTCCATTCAAGTAAAATCATTGCACGGTGGTTATGCCCAGGCCACCTATCTGCTACAGGTAGGAAAACAAACCATTATTCCGTTTGCCAAAGCCCAATATTATGACGGCGGACGTAAAACAGAATTAGACGCCCGCGCCAGCAAGGTCTATGAAACCGAGATTGGGGTGGAGTGGCAACCGCTTCCGCAGTTTGAGCTAGTGACCCAGTACACCATCTCAGACAGAACCACCAAAGACGGCGCAAAACTGAACAACCGTCAGCATGGTAACCTTCTTCGGTTACAGGCTCAATTTAACTTCTAA
- a CDS encoding PstS family phosphate ABC transporter substrate-binding protein — protein sequence MKTITQLFSTKTASLFLAATLLVSCGKDGDQKAENIEADKGAGTSTAAITIKGSDTVLPLAQQQAERYMAKNKGTSLTIVGGGTGVGISALMEGTTDIAMASRDLKTQEKLQLKGAKKDVKEALIAYDALSVIVNPKNKVSQLTREQLEGIFTGKITNWKEVGGADAKIVAYSRETSSGTYEFFKEEVLDKKNYASGILMMPATGSIVQSVGQTEGAIGYIGLAYETPEVKSLAVSYDQGKTYVKPSVAAAQDKSYPVSRPLYFFYDATAEAKVKPFVDYILSPEGQKTVLEIGYVPLNK from the coding sequence ATGAAAACCATCACTCAATTATTCAGCACTAAAACGGCCAGCCTATTCTTGGCGGCTACGCTATTAGTTTCCTGCGGCAAAGACGGCGACCAGAAGGCAGAAAACATCGAGGCCGACAAAGGCGCAGGCACCTCTACGGCCGCCATCACCATCAAAGGCTCTGACACGGTATTACCGTTGGCCCAACAGCAGGCAGAGCGCTACATGGCCAAAAACAAAGGCACTTCGCTTACCATTGTAGGCGGCGGCACGGGGGTGGGTATTTCTGCCCTCATGGAAGGCACCACAGACATTGCCATGGCCTCCAGAGACTTGAAGACCCAAGAAAAACTGCAGTTGAAAGGAGCCAAGAAGGACGTGAAAGAAGCCCTGATTGCCTATGACGCCCTTTCTGTTATTGTCAACCCTAAAAACAAGGTGAGCCAATTGACCCGTGAGCAGCTGGAAGGAATCTTTACCGGTAAAATCACCAACTGGAAAGAAGTGGGCGGTGCCGATGCTAAGATTGTAGCTTACTCAAGGGAGACTAGCTCTGGCACGTACGAGTTCTTCAAAGAGGAAGTGTTGGACAAGAAGAACTACGCCTCTGGTATTTTGATGATGCCGGCCACCGGTTCTATTGTGCAGAGCGTAGGCCAGACCGAAGGCGCCATTGGCTACATTGGCTTGGCTTATGAAACCCCAGAAGTTAAGTCGTTGGCCGTGTCCTATGACCAGGGCAAGACCTATGTAAAACCTAGCGTGGCTGCCGCGCAAGATAAGTCCTATCCGGTATCGCGTCCCTTGTACTTCTTTTATGATGCCACCGCTGAGGCCAAAGTGAAACCGTTTGTAGACTACATCCTGTCACCAGAAGGACAGAAGACCGTCCTGGAGATTGGCTACGTGCCTTTGAACAAGTAA
- the pstB gene encoding phosphate ABC transporter ATP-binding protein PstB, with translation MNSIETKDVHLHYGDFHALKGITMAMKKNQVTAFIGPSGCGKSTYLRCFNRMNDLIDNVKITGEILIDEVDIYAKNIRVDDLRKHVGMVFQKPNPFPKSIFENVAYGLRVDGIKDKAFIEERVEKSLKQAALWEEVKDKLKKSAFELSGGQQQRLCIARTLAIEPSVVLMDEPASALDPISTAKIEELIYELKKDYTIVIVTHNMQQAGRVSDSTAFFYLGELIEYGKTKTIFTSPKDERTQNYITGRFG, from the coding sequence ATGAATAGCATAGAAACCAAAGACGTTCACCTGCACTACGGCGATTTTCATGCCCTCAAAGGCATTACCATGGCCATGAAGAAGAACCAGGTGACGGCTTTTATTGGACCCTCTGGTTGCGGAAAGTCTACGTACCTGCGGTGCTTTAACCGCATGAACGACCTCATAGACAACGTCAAAATTACCGGCGAAATCCTGATTGACGAGGTGGACATTTACGCGAAGAACATCCGGGTGGACGACTTGCGCAAGCACGTGGGCATGGTCTTCCAGAAACCCAACCCATTCCCTAAATCCATCTTTGAGAATGTGGCCTACGGACTTCGGGTGGACGGCATCAAGGACAAAGCCTTCATTGAGGAGCGCGTGGAAAAGTCTCTGAAGCAAGCCGCCCTTTGGGAAGAGGTCAAAGACAAACTCAAGAAGTCGGCCTTTGAATTATCTGGGGGACAGCAGCAACGGTTGTGCATTGCCCGCACGCTGGCCATTGAACCGTCAGTGGTGTTGATGGATGAGCCGGCCTCGGCGCTGGATCCTATCTCCACGGCCAAGATTGAGGAGCTGATCTATGAACTCAAGAAGGATTACACCATTGTGATTGTAACCCACAACATGCAACAGGCGGGCCGCGTGAGTGACAGCACGGCTTTCTTCTACCTGGGCGAACTGATTGAATACGGCAAGACCAAGACCATTTTCACCAGCCCCAAAGACGAGCGTACCCAGAACTACATCACCGGCCGTTTTGGTTGA
- the phoU gene encoding phosphate signaling complex protein PhoU, translating to MNQLDKELQLIKAKVNAMWELVTEQVSSARQALVTADHDLARKVVKRDKKVNNFDSKIDRMCEDFFALYNPVAVDLRWVLATLKINANLERIGDAAEGIAQQVREVEGTFSPELLEATRLLEMYDAAQSMLQDAFKAYDDQDTDLARDLIKRDKLLNTINGKKDKVLVRYIQQYPDQIDHSLKMSSVLQKLERMGDQVTNIAEEVIFYVDAKMIKHKSMKKKTKVKKNKPDSEDKSSPEA from the coding sequence ATGAATCAATTAGACAAAGAGTTACAGCTCATCAAAGCCAAGGTGAACGCTATGTGGGAGTTGGTAACAGAACAGGTATCTTCTGCCCGACAAGCGCTGGTGACCGCTGACCATGACCTGGCGCGTAAAGTAGTGAAGCGGGACAAGAAGGTGAACAACTTTGACTCCAAGATTGACCGCATGTGCGAGGACTTCTTCGCCCTCTACAACCCGGTGGCGGTAGACTTGCGATGGGTCTTGGCCACCTTGAAGATTAACGCCAACTTGGAACGCATTGGAGACGCCGCCGAGGGCATTGCTCAGCAGGTGCGCGAAGTGGAAGGCACCTTCTCACCAGAGCTCCTGGAGGCCACCCGCCTACTAGAAATGTACGATGCCGCGCAGTCCATGCTGCAGGACGCCTTTAAGGCCTATGATGACCAGGACACCGACCTGGCCCGTGACCTCATCAAGCGCGACAAACTGCTAAATACCATCAACGGAAAGAAGGATAAGGTGCTGGTAAGGTACATCCAGCAATACCCAGACCAGATTGACCACAGCCTAAAAATGTCCAGTGTTCTCCAGAAACTGGAGCGCATGGGCGACCAAGTCACTAATATAGCCGAAGAGGTCATCTTTTACGTGGACGCCAAGATGATCAAGCACAAAAGCATGAAGAAGAAAACCAAGGTGAAAAAGAACAAACCAGACTCAGAAGATAAATCCTCTCCTGAGGCATAA
- a CDS encoding leucine-rich repeat-containing protein kinase family protein, with translation MHTLEQLQSGALTGTTHLKLSCGLTHFPMEILQLADTLEVLDLSGNSLTALPQEFARLTKLRIVFLSNNPFTELPVVLGRCGHLEMIGFKACQIETVPENSIPASCRWLILTDNKITHLPASIGNCTQMQKLMLAGNRLQALPQELANCKNLELLRISANQLQQLPDWLFNLPKLAWLAFAGNPCSASNLAQHKVQTTNWNHLGIEEQLGEGASGIIYKAKVKPETNPILPEEVAVKVFKGSVTSDGLPEDEINASLVAGAHPNLVETLAILTGHPEKKQGLVMGLIPEGFSNLGGPPSFSTITRDTFPPGTTFTLPHVLTIARGIASVLVHLQAKGVLHGDVYAHNTLVNKHGNPLFGDFGAATVFDNTKAPLAVNLERVEVRAFGCLLDDLLQHLAPVPAEDSQTVKALKSLRDQCLQTDLIQRPSFLEIETSLTDI, from the coding sequence ATGCACACCCTTGAGCAGTTACAATCTGGCGCGTTAACCGGCACTACCCATTTAAAACTAAGCTGCGGGCTCACCCATTTCCCGATGGAGATTCTGCAGTTGGCAGACACCCTGGAAGTGCTGGATTTGTCCGGGAATAGCTTAACCGCCTTGCCCCAGGAGTTCGCGCGGCTGACCAAGCTCAGGATTGTTTTCCTGTCCAATAACCCGTTCACAGAATTACCCGTGGTACTTGGGAGGTGCGGCCACCTGGAGATGATTGGGTTCAAGGCCTGCCAGATAGAAACGGTCCCAGAGAACTCCATTCCTGCCTCCTGCCGTTGGCTCATTCTCACAGACAATAAAATCACCCATCTGCCCGCTTCTATTGGCAACTGCACGCAAATGCAAAAGCTCATGCTGGCCGGCAACCGCCTGCAAGCGTTACCACAAGAATTGGCCAACTGCAAAAACCTGGAGCTGCTTCGCATCTCAGCTAATCAATTGCAACAACTCCCAGACTGGCTTTTCAACTTGCCGAAGTTGGCGTGGCTGGCATTCGCAGGGAATCCGTGCAGCGCATCAAACCTTGCACAGCACAAGGTTCAGACTACAAACTGGAATCATTTAGGAATAGAGGAGCAGTTGGGTGAGGGAGCCTCCGGCATCATCTACAAAGCGAAGGTGAAACCAGAAACCAACCCTATACTGCCCGAAGAAGTGGCCGTGAAAGTCTTCAAAGGAAGTGTCACCAGCGACGGCCTCCCCGAAGATGAAATCAACGCCTCCTTGGTGGCTGGCGCGCACCCCAATCTGGTGGAAACCCTGGCTATTCTCACCGGCCATCCAGAAAAGAAACAGGGACTGGTCATGGGCCTGATTCCGGAAGGATTCAGCAATTTGGGCGGACCACCCAGCTTCTCGACTATCACCAGAGACACCTTTCCGCCAGGCACTACGTTCACCTTGCCACACGTGCTGACCATTGCCCGAGGCATTGCCTCGGTGCTGGTGCATCTGCAAGCCAAAGGAGTTTTACATGGTGATGTCTATGCGCACAACACGCTGGTAAATAAGCATGGCAATCCGCTGTTTGGGGACTTTGGGGCGGCTACGGTTTTTGATAACACCAAGGCACCTTTAGCGGTTAACCTGGAGCGGGTTGAAGTAAGGGCCTTTGGGTGCCTACTGGATGATTTACTGCAACACCTGGCACCTGTGCCAGCGGAAGATTCACAAACTGTAAAAGCGCTGAAATCCTTACGTGACCAGTGCTTGCAAACCGACCTGATTCAACGCCCTTCTTTCCTAGAAATAGAAACTTCGCTAACTGATATATAA
- the pstC gene encoding phosphate ABC transporter permease subunit PstC yields the protein MKATPPVKRNVGRLGEKVIEALLTISGTVTSLTVLLIVFFLFKEGLGLFSQTPVSEGTVISVSNQNPVKELSASEIKEIFDQNITNWKEVGGQNAPIKIFSVDDITDYYSEEEIGADFEYLPQRLSELMVKEPNLLAYFPDEYLAKDFKGHEIKLKNFTLGNFLGGKEWYPTITPAVQMGVLSLILGTLWVSLGAILIALPLGLATAIYLAEIASPRMRNILKPIIELLAGIPSVVYGFFGLVVIVPMIQNVFGLPVGETALAGSIILGIMALPTIISVSEDAMRTTPRAMKEASLALGANKWQTIYKVIIPYSISGISTAAILGIGRAIGETMAVLMVTGNASVIPSTFLEPVRTIPATIAAELGEAPQGGIHYQALFALGCILFLMTLVINLTVDYVSAKREAK from the coding sequence GTGAAAGCAACTCCTCCTGTTAAGCGCAACGTCGGCCGCCTGGGTGAAAAGGTCATTGAAGCACTCCTGACCATCAGCGGGACCGTGACCAGTTTAACGGTGCTTTTGATTGTATTCTTTCTTTTTAAGGAAGGCCTAGGACTGTTCTCGCAGACCCCGGTGAGCGAAGGCACCGTCATTTCGGTCAGCAACCAGAACCCGGTCAAGGAGCTTTCTGCCAGTGAGATAAAGGAGATCTTTGACCAGAACATCACCAACTGGAAAGAAGTGGGCGGCCAGAACGCGCCCATCAAAATCTTCAGCGTAGATGACATTACAGACTACTATTCTGAAGAGGAGATAGGCGCTGATTTTGAGTACCTGCCGCAACGTTTGAGTGAACTGATGGTGAAGGAGCCCAACCTGCTAGCGTACTTCCCGGATGAGTACCTGGCCAAGGATTTCAAGGGCCATGAGATCAAACTCAAGAACTTTACCCTGGGTAATTTTCTGGGGGGCAAGGAATGGTACCCCACTATTACCCCGGCCGTGCAGATGGGCGTGCTCTCACTTATTCTAGGGACGCTGTGGGTGAGCCTGGGCGCCATCCTCATTGCCTTGCCCTTGGGATTGGCCACCGCCATCTACCTGGCCGAGATTGCCAGTCCACGCATGAGAAACATCCTTAAACCTATCATTGAATTACTGGCAGGGATTCCGTCGGTGGTGTATGGTTTCTTTGGTTTGGTGGTGATTGTGCCCATGATTCAGAACGTGTTTGGCTTGCCAGTGGGGGAGACCGCATTGGCGGGTAGTATCATTCTGGGCATAATGGCCTTGCCAACTATCATCTCTGTGTCTGAGGATGCCATGCGCACCACGCCTAGAGCCATGAAAGAAGCGAGCTTGGCCTTAGGTGCCAACAAATGGCAGACCATTTACAAGGTCATCATCCCGTATTCCATCTCCGGTATTTCCACGGCGGCTATTCTGGGCATAGGCCGCGCCATTGGCGAGACCATGGCCGTGCTCATGGTTACGGGGAATGCTTCTGTGATACCAAGTACATTCCTGGAGCCGGTGCGCACCATTCCTGCCACCATTGCCGCAGAACTAGGCGAGGCCCCGCAGGGAGGCATCCATTACCAGGCACTCTTCGCACTGGGCTGTATCCTCTTCTTGATGACGCTGGTGATTAACCTGACCGTAGATTACGTGTCTGCCAAACGAGAAGCGAAGTAA
- the pstA gene encoding phosphate ABC transporter permease PstA, with the protein MGFQDGTKKGEGKRLKQTLAFGVFKVLSFLVVAILVVILGFIIFNGISAISWEFLTDMPREGMTQGGIFPAIVGTLCLVLGSMLFAFPVGIMSGIYINEYAKDGWLKRFIKLMTNNLAGVPSIVFGLFGMALFVNKLGFGDSLLAGSLTLGLLALPVVIRTTEEALKAIDDSFRIGSLALGASKWQTTSKVVLPIAFPNIITGLILSIGRVSGETAPILFTVAAYFLPKLPTSIFDQVMALPYHLYVISTSGTDIEASRSMAYGTAFVLVVIVLLVNLLANWLRKYYGKKVKMN; encoded by the coding sequence ATGGGATTTCAAGACGGAACCAAGAAGGGAGAGGGCAAACGTCTAAAACAGACGTTGGCCTTTGGCGTGTTCAAGGTGCTGAGCTTTCTGGTGGTGGCCATTCTGGTCGTTATCCTGGGCTTCATCATCTTCAACGGCATCTCGGCCATCAGTTGGGAGTTTTTAACCGATATGCCGCGCGAAGGCATGACGCAGGGTGGTATCTTCCCGGCTATTGTAGGTACGCTGTGCCTGGTGTTAGGCAGCATGCTGTTCGCATTTCCGGTGGGTATTATGTCTGGTATTTACATCAACGAATACGCTAAAGATGGTTGGCTGAAGCGCTTTATCAAGCTCATGACCAACAACCTGGCGGGCGTTCCGTCCATCGTGTTCGGTCTGTTTGGGATGGCCTTGTTTGTGAACAAATTGGGCTTTGGCGATTCGCTATTGGCGGGTTCTTTGACCTTGGGACTGCTGGCCTTGCCGGTGGTCATCAGAACTACGGAGGAAGCCCTGAAAGCGATTGATGATTCGTTCAGGATTGGCAGTCTGGCGCTGGGTGCCTCCAAGTGGCAAACCACCAGCAAAGTGGTGTTGCCCATTGCGTTCCCCAACATCATCACCGGTTTAATCCTGTCCATAGGCCGGGTTTCTGGCGAGACGGCGCCCATTCTCTTCACGGTGGCTGCGTACTTCCTGCCCAAGTTACCTACCAGCATTTTTGACCAGGTCATGGCCTTGCCGTACCATTTGTACGTGATCTCTACCAGCGGCACAGACATTGAGGCTTCGCGCTCCATGGCCTATGGGACCGCCTTCGTCTTGGTGGTGATTGTCTTACTGGTGAACCTGCTGGCCAACTGGCTGCGCAAATACTACGGTAAGAAAGTGAAAATGAACTAA
- a CDS encoding S41 family peptidase: MLKKLLCSALLAGSSIAASAQGTPSWLRYPSISPDGQTIVFTYKGDLYKVAAGGGTAMPLTQHEAHDFMPVWSHDGKSIVFASDRFGNFDVFKLSINGGEAQRLTFHSSNEYPYDFSPDDKTVYFGGTRMDAASNRMFSTFALSELYKVGVTGGRVTQVLTTPAEDVKVSQDGNVLLYHDKKGGENQWRKHQVSAIARDLWMYDAKANKHTKLTNHVGEDRNPVFADNEKSIYYLSEASGTFNVHKMAAGTPNAASTQVTKFSKHPVRFLSASNNGVLCFSFDGELYTKQPNGEPQKLTVIIATDAKANNERIVNVGGGVSGMAVAPNGKEVAYIYRGEVFVSSVEGGVTKRITNTPEQERSVSFSPDGKSLLYATERGKGWKIYQTQMVRSEEPYFYASTLLRETPIINNDKENYQPEFSPDGKEIAFVEDRMTLKVYNLASKQVRTLLTTNELFSMSDNDQYFTWSPDSKWLSFEFSEPGFANGEVGLIAADGSGKKINLTESGYQDFAPKWMQGGKMLIWASTREGMRAQANSGGAQSDVFAMFLTQDAYDKFRLSKEDYALVKEAEDKAAKEKEKAKENEKDKKKKKEEDKGMTIDWEGLKTRKARLTLHSSQLGDAVVSKDGETLYYLARFEKGYNLWSTNLRTKETKMLVPLNANRASLSWDKEMKNMFLLSDGRIVKLDPATAKQEAVAINGEMNLNVAAEREFMFDHVWRRTQKTFYTAGFHGAKWAELKPDYEKYLPHISNNYEFSEMLSELLGELNVSHSGASFSNVPVNADATASLGIFMDQTYTGNGIKIDEVIAEGPLNKAGLNIKPGNIIERIDGETITPEKDYAQYLNRKAGKNTLITVYDPATKNRRDITVKPISGGEENSLLYKRWVRRNAEEVDRLSNGQLGYVHIPGMNDPSYRTVYEEVMGKYANRKAMVVDTRNNGGGDLVADLAMFLSGKLFLTYTTDNRVTGVEPSFRWNKPSIALANEANYSDGHCFAFSYQDLKLGKLVGMPVPGTCTFAGWESLQDNSLRWGVPPLGVKDVQGRYLENLQTEPDVKVMNEFELVAKGKDQQLEAAVQELLKEVK; encoded by the coding sequence ATGCTAAAGAAACTTCTGTGCTCGGCGTTGCTGGCGGGGTCCAGTATAGCCGCTTCGGCGCAAGGCACCCCGTCGTGGTTGCGTTACCCTTCCATATCACCAGATGGACAGACCATTGTGTTCACTTATAAAGGTGACTTGTACAAAGTAGCGGCCGGCGGCGGAACGGCTATGCCTCTGACTCAGCACGAGGCGCACGACTTCATGCCTGTGTGGAGCCATGACGGCAAGTCCATTGTGTTCGCCTCAGACCGTTTCGGGAATTTTGACGTGTTCAAGCTGTCTATCAATGGCGGCGAGGCCCAGCGCCTGACCTTCCACTCGTCCAATGAGTACCCGTATGACTTCAGCCCAGATGATAAGACGGTCTATTTTGGCGGAACCCGCATGGATGCGGCCAGCAACCGCATGTTCTCCACCTTCGCGCTATCAGAGCTATACAAAGTAGGCGTAACCGGCGGACGCGTAACGCAGGTGTTGACCACGCCCGCCGAGGACGTGAAGGTGAGCCAGGACGGCAACGTGCTCCTCTACCATGACAAGAAGGGCGGCGAAAACCAGTGGCGCAAGCACCAGGTATCTGCCATTGCGCGCGACCTCTGGATGTATGATGCCAAAGCCAACAAGCACACTAAACTTACCAACCATGTAGGCGAAGACCGCAACCCCGTATTCGCTGACAATGAGAAAAGCATCTACTACTTGAGCGAAGCCAGCGGTACGTTCAACGTGCACAAGATGGCAGCCGGCACCCCAAATGCCGCCTCTACGCAGGTAACCAAATTCAGCAAGCATCCGGTGCGTTTCCTGAGCGCGTCTAACAACGGTGTGCTGTGCTTCAGCTTTGACGGCGAACTCTACACCAAACAACCCAACGGCGAGCCGCAGAAGTTAACCGTGATTATTGCCACCGATGCCAAGGCCAACAATGAGCGCATTGTGAACGTGGGCGGCGGGGTGAGCGGCATGGCCGTGGCACCCAACGGCAAAGAAGTGGCCTACATCTACCGCGGCGAGGTGTTCGTGTCGTCGGTGGAAGGCGGCGTGACCAAGCGCATCACCAACACGCCAGAGCAGGAGCGCAGCGTAAGCTTCTCGCCAGACGGGAAGTCTCTTTTATATGCCACCGAGCGTGGCAAGGGCTGGAAGATTTACCAGACCCAGATGGTGCGCTCAGAGGAGCCGTATTTCTACGCTTCTACCCTGCTCAGAGAAACCCCCATCATCAACAACGACAAGGAGAACTACCAGCCCGAGTTTTCGCCAGACGGCAAGGAGATTGCCTTTGTGGAGGACCGCATGACGCTCAAGGTGTACAACCTGGCCAGTAAACAGGTGCGCACCCTGCTCACCACCAATGAGCTGTTCTCCATGTCAGACAACGACCAGTACTTTACCTGGAGCCCAGACAGCAAGTGGCTGTCGTTTGAGTTCTCAGAACCGGGTTTCGCCAACGGTGAAGTGGGCCTCATTGCCGCCGATGGTTCCGGCAAGAAAATCAACCTGACGGAGAGCGGTTACCAAGACTTCGCGCCTAAATGGATGCAGGGCGGCAAAATGCTCATCTGGGCCAGCACCCGCGAAGGCATGCGCGCCCAGGCCAACAGCGGCGGCGCCCAAAGTGACGTGTTTGCCATGTTCCTGACTCAGGATGCCTATGACAAATTCAGGCTGAGCAAAGAGGACTACGCCCTGGTAAAAGAAGCCGAGGACAAGGCCGCCAAAGAAAAGGAAAAAGCCAAGGAAAACGAGAAAGACAAAAAGAAGAAAAAGGAAGAAGACAAAGGTATGACCATTGACTGGGAAGGCCTGAAAACCCGCAAAGCCCGCCTGACGCTTCACTCTTCGCAATTAGGCGATGCCGTGGTTTCTAAAGACGGCGAGACGCTGTATTACCTGGCCCGCTTTGAGAAAGGCTATAATCTGTGGTCAACCAACCTGCGCACCAAAGAAACCAAGATGCTGGTTCCTTTGAACGCCAACCGCGCCTCCCTGTCATGGGACAAGGAAATGAAAAACATGTTCCTGTTGTCGGATGGTCGCATCGTGAAACTAGACCCAGCCACGGCCAAACAGGAGGCCGTCGCCATCAACGGCGAGATGAACCTGAACGTAGCCGCTGAGCGCGAATTCATGTTTGACCACGTATGGCGCCGTACGCAGAAGACCTTCTACACCGCCGGTTTCCATGGGGCCAAATGGGCCGAGCTGAAGCCTGACTATGAGAAGTACCTGCCGCACATCAGCAACAATTATGAGTTCTCTGAGATGCTGAGCGAATTGCTGGGCGAGTTGAACGTGTCGCACTCGGGTGCTAGTTTTTCTAACGTGCCGGTGAACGCAGACGCCACTGCCTCACTAGGTATCTTTATGGACCAGACCTACACGGGCAACGGCATCAAGATTGACGAGGTCATCGCTGAAGGTCCTTTGAACAAAGCGGGCCTGAACATCAAGCCGGGCAACATCATTGAGAGAATTGACGGCGAGACCATCACGCCAGAGAAAGACTACGCGCAGTACCTGAACCGCAAGGCCGGTAAAAACACGCTCATCACCGTGTATGACCCAGCCACTAAAAACCGCCGCGACATTACCGTGAAACCAATTTCTGGTGGAGAGGAAAATTCCTTGCTCTACAAGCGCTGGGTACGCCGTAACGCCGAGGAGGTGGACCGCCTGAGCAACGGCCAACTGGGCTACGTACACATACCCGGCATGAACGACCCAAGCTACCGCACCGTCTATGAAGAAGTGATGGGCAAGTACGCCAACCGCAAAGCCATGGTAGTAGACACCCGCAACAACGGCGGCGGTGACCTGGTCGCTGACCTGGCCATGTTCCTGAGCGGCAAGCTGTTTCTGACCTACACCACTGACAACCGCGTGACTGGCGTAGAGCCATCCTTCAGATGGAACAAGCCAAGCATTGCCCTCGCCAATGAAGCCAACTACTCAGACGGCCACTGCTTCGCGTTCAGTTACCAGGATTTGAAACTAGGGAAGCTGGTAGGCATGCCAGTGCCGGGTACCTGTACCTTCGCGGGTTGGGAGTCTCTGCAAGACAACAGCCTGCGCTGGGGCGTTCCGCCGCTGGGCGTGAAAGACGTGCAAGGCCGCTACCTGGAGAACCTGCAAACCGAGCCAGACGTGAAAGTGATGAACGAGTTTGAGCTGGTAGCCAAAGGCAAAGACCAACAACTGGAAGCCGCCGTGCAGGAGTTGTTGAAGGAAGTGAAATAG